CTTGTTGGCCATTGGCCGCGTAAAAGTATTGTACGGCAGCGGGCATTGGTGGTGGCATACTACCTGGAAACGCTGCTTGCTGCTGGCCTCCCATTTGTGTATTTGCCTGCGGGGCTCCCGCCATCATACCTCCCATTTGTTGTGCGAGTACAAAGCCCATACCCATACCCATACCAGCACCTGCAGTACCTCCTTCGTTGGCTGCAGCAGCTTCAATAGCTTTTGCAGTTTTGAATTTGGTTAATTTGTCTAGGTCTAGTTTGTCGATTCGGCTGTACTCAAAGATTTCCTTTTTAAGATCTTCTGGCATCGATACATTTTCGATATAGAATTTTTCAAGAGAAATCCCAACGCTTTCAAACTCTGGTTTCATAACCTCTTGACAGGTTTCAGAAAGCTCTGTGGTGTTAGCTGCGTATAACTCTATAGGCAAGTTTGCTTCACCTACGGTATCTGTAAAACGGGTTGCGATGAGACTTTTTAGATGCTCATTTATTTCAAAATTGGTAAAGTTGTTATCTGTACCTACTATATCTACTACAAACTTACCTGGGTCGCTAATTTTAAAGGCGTAGGTTCCAAATGCTCGTATTTCAACCAAACCAAACCGGTCGTCATTAAGAGTAATCGGATTTTTTGTTCCCCACTTTTCGTCTGTAAAGAGGTGGGTGTTTACAAAGTATACTTCGGCCTTAAACGGACTGTTAAAACCGTACTTCCAACCTTTTAGTGTAGTTAAGATAGGTAAGTTTTGTGTGTTTAGGGTATAGGTTCCAGGTGTAAATACATCTGCCAATTGCCCTTCGTTTACAAAAACAGCTGTCTGTCCTTCTCGTACAATAAGTTTGGCGTTATTTTTAATTTCGTTCTGATAGCGCTCAAAACGATGCACAATGGTATCATCTGTGAAGTCGAGCCACTCGATGATGTCTATAAATTCGTGACTTAATTTTTCTTTGATTTTGTCGAAAATGCCCATGAAAATTGGTTTAAAAAATTAGGATTCTAAATATAAGTAAAATATTGTGTACACATGTTACAAAACATATTGTGAGTTAGTTATATTTCACTTTCCGAAGTATGCGCAAACTTTCTTTAAAAGCTTGGTATGCAACGCCACCTCTGGTTTTTAAAAACGGTTTTGCCTCCAATAATTTTGTTTTGGCGTCAGAAAAATCGTTGAGGTAACATATAAGATAGGTTTCGGCTAGGTTTCGCACATCTTTTTCTTCGGAAAGCGTTAGCGGAATATCCTTTCGTAGTTTTTCAAGCAACGCATTGGTAGCGTTATAAATATGGTGTAAGGTCTTCTTGTTAAATTTTGGCGCCTCAAAGATGAGTTGAGTGTCAATATTATAAAATCCGTTTTCTTTGAAGTTGATGGTTACTTCTTCTAAGGGGTAGTACCTAAATTGATTGTTAAGCCCTAGATGTACGTATTCTGTGATCCTAAAATAGTCGTCTGTATACACGATGCTTACTTCATCGAGCGCAGAATAAAAAAGCTTTACCTGCTCGTTAATGAGCTCGATATCTACACGAGAATAGTATGTTTTATC
This Rasiella rasia DNA region includes the following protein-coding sequences:
- a CDS encoding SPFH domain-containing protein — protein: MGIFDKIKEKLSHEFIDIIEWLDFTDDTIVHRFERYQNEIKNNAKLIVREGQTAVFVNEGQLADVFTPGTYTLNTQNLPILTTLKGWKYGFNSPFKAEVYFVNTHLFTDEKWGTKNPITLNDDRFGLVEIRAFGTYAFKISDPGKFVVDIVGTDNNFTNFEINEHLKSLIATRFTDTVGEANLPIELYAANTTELSETCQEVMKPEFESVGISLEKFYIENVSMPEDLKKEIFEYSRIDKLDLDKLTKFKTAKAIEAAAANEGGTAGAGMGMGMGFVLAQQMGGMMAGAPQANTQMGGQQQAAFPGSMPPPMPAAVQYFYAANGQQAGPVSFEQLRTLFANRTVNKDTLVWKQGMQNWTAVSEVEELKAFLGGNTPPPLPGN